From the Sebastes umbrosus isolate fSebUmb1 chromosome 23, fSebUmb1.pri, whole genome shotgun sequence genome, the window tcaaagtctcccgtcacaggcttttttagattttttaaagtctgtaaacagagccgtgaggaggagcagaagtctctcagaacacttgaattacaatatgctgaaaggttattatggaatttttgcccaatgatgccaaaaaatatactgcctactgacactttaaggaaatatcaagcaccgccctcCAGtcggagcaaacgttctcattttacagcttaataatacactacaagatgtttctgaaaacatttaatgcaagaaatagaaaaagaaatagttcccgagtgattgacagctgcctccgttgaatcaGCCAAttggaacgctctctctctctctgaaatgacctgtgattggtcaaagtcttccgtcacgggatagattttctaaagtctgaaaacagagccatgaggaggtgcagaagtctagttttctctcagaacacttgaattacaatatgctgaaaggttattatggaattggaTTATGAATATATGGATTATATTCAGTGTAAATTAGTGCAGTATGCATGcacatttaatatattatttattttagatgtcATTGTGGTGATCCATATTTGACTACTGATATTCAAATTTGTCATGATTATATTGGATCTTACATGAAAAGGCACAGTAATGCTGGTAACTTGTCATATTCTGTTTACTCacgatttgtatttctttaatgcaGTTACACACAATGGGAGGCGGTGGCTCAGTTATTATTCCCAAGGATAATGTGAAATACCTCCAGTCACATGGCTTCGATAAAATCGATAGTAAACTGACCAAAGCCACAAAAGGAAGTGCCAGCCGTCTTTGGGTGAATCGAAGAGCCGACACTGCGGCAATCACCAGGATTCAACTCACATTCAACGAGCAGATGAGTGTTGGATTGATCAAAGCAGGGTACAAAAAGCTCCCTTTTCCAATCAGTACAGGAGCTGATCCCATCTACATGTGGTTCTTCCAAGGGTCTGGAGAGTATGATACTCCCATAGTGGACCTTGAAGTCACTACAACTGCAGAAGAGGAAGTCCAGAAGTTTCAACAAGGCTGGGAGAAACTGGCCTGTGATCTGAACCGCAGGGCTGGAGGGTCCTGGCTCTACATATGGGTGAAGAGAGAGAATCCAACCTTCATCTGCGACGTCGCCGTCACCGATTCCTTCAAATCCGACGAAGAGTACATTAAGGATGGTTACATCCGTGTGGATGAAGACGCTCGCAGGGGTGTGGGAAGAGAGTTCATCTTCATCTGGTACCGTCAGACCACCGATCCCTATCGTGCACTCAGAGATCTGAAAGTCTCCACCACTGAATGCGAGTTTCAGGCCCTTCAGCAGCAGGAATACCAGCCAGTGAATCTAAACTTCCACGAGTGGATCGGAAGCCACCCGATGTACCTGTGGTACAAGAGAGAGGAATCCGGCAAGCCCATCAAGGCCATCACCCTGGTCCTCGACACTGCTGCCGTTCCAGTGTTCAATGAGGCTGGTATCCCTGTTATTGAGAAAAATCTCAACGCGGGCACTAAAGGCCACGCTGAGTACCTGTGTTTTAATCAGTGAAAGCCTGAGAGAGTCTTCTTCATGGTGGCAGAGCTGAGAATCCCCAACACTCACAATGTTAAATCATTTTGGTGATGGCGTCTACaatcctttttctctttttctataTAAAACAATGTGATTAATTATATTAGAGTAATACTACCGGTGAAATCATAAAGTATCAATGATATATGGGTTCTACTGTTAAACTCAATGAAATCAAACTATATCAAATGGCTGTTCAACACCAGTGTTAATGAATGATTGAATATTAAGTCTCTGTATCACTTTATTCTGCATATTTCCTGCTTCATCAATAAAGACAACTTTGCATGAGAACTGTGTTTGCATCACTCTCTACAAAATAGAAACTTTACTTTATTGTTACCTTATTCCCATCATGCTGACAAACCAGGGCCTGTATTTATCAAACTGATAAAAGggacatttttatttgaaaaagaaaagtacaaaaaagtTGATACTGATATTGTTCACAGAAAAATTCAATCAACTAAGGTCGTCAATCGcagattttttatctgttcaaaatataccttaaaaggagattggtcaagtatttaacGTTATTACCAACAtcagagtgggcaaatatgcttgatttatgcaaatatatgtatacatttattatgtgaaatcaattaacaacacaaaacaatgacaaatagtcCAGAAatcaaatttagcataaaaaatgtttgctttaaaactgagcccactacaaacTGGCGAATTTGCATGAACACgtaattatcatgttaactttgacagccttaactTTAACACAACTACTCTTTAGCCGTGCCAGTTCTATGTTAGAACATATAGCCTATCCTTCTAGATTCTGCAAATCAGCTAAACTGTACATGATAATAGTGTCATGGTCTTGGGTTTTTGTTtagtctgtttcctgttttattttgaaagttccCTCCTCATGTGGCATGTTTGgattttacttcctgtctttgtgtgttttcccgcctttttgaTTGTGTGCCCAGCCCTGATCACGTTCACCTGTCACCTCATTAGTCCTGCACTCACCTCACACTCCTGCTCACCTGTAGtatcgaaacttctccagtcaaactgtaatcgatcctttttgtgcccTGATCTAGAAAAGAAGGACTATTTGCTTGTAGCCAATCACCACAAGCGTTGTCTGATTTATTGCGGcgtgtgattggcccactaccgCAGCAGCTATAACCCGTAGCGCCGGATTTACGTGCATGAACACCGAGGTGTCTGAGCCGACGGCTAGTCattaataaagataaaatattcattttaatgcatACATCAGACCAGAACATAAtgggtacttcgcaaaaagtcaagaCGCCCTCTTTTGGGGAATAGAAAACTAAAGATCCCAtcgacttcaatgcaatttgacgtgtgtttggattgtaattttgcatCCATCTCTTGTcatacaaatgtttgttttatacgcatgtctaataattattttgtgaccttgcctgaacctgagcgttcgcaATACcataataaattaaggttgattgTAGTGGatggatattgcttatccagacttctatacatatcTGATTGATTCACGTTAGGTTAAGTGTTTATCTCTACATAACCAgcctgttaatagccaactgtttgaccTTTGATGTGGTATTTGGAAATAGAAAAATTCTTTGGAATATGACTCTTCACAGTTAATTATTGCACAAGGACTGTCCAACTGGGAGGACAATTGCAACAGTTAGTTCTCCTTTTCTATATAAAACAATGTGATTATTATATCACAGTAATACTGCCGGTAATATCAGAAAGTATCAATGGTATTTGGGTTCTACTGTTTAACTCAATGAAATCAAACTATTTCAAATGGCTGTTGTTCAACGATTttaatgaatgactgaatattAAAGCTCTGTATCACTTTATTCTGACAACTTTGTATATGAAGTGTGTTTGCTTCAGTTTCTACACAATAGAAACTTCATTTTGAGTGTTTTCATCATCTTATTCCCATCATGCTGACAAACCAGGGTCCATATTTATCAGATTGCtaaaagggacattttggactcaaaataaagtgaaaatccTTTGCTTTTATTACTTGTGAACCCAAGATTAAAACTTTCTAATGGGTAAGAGTTAGGGTTTGCTCCTCACTTGCAGCGTGTTTTCCTAGCGGTTTTTAGACGCacataaaagttaaaatattacaatacagtaagttaaatattaaaatacaataccCATCCACCGCAACCCTCCTGTCtactgaaggaactggccttctacctccgagaggtcaaggcccagttacgtgctggttaatcttgtgtgacaaagagaatttccaaacagacgggttaaagcataataatacaatttattccgaacacttaatgttgcataagtaaaataaaagagtttacagatatctggatccaacctacatgtccctgacaacatacagtgcatgggtcagttcgtgaagtctgaaccccgagctatccctgatccagcctattcatggtttacacaatattaatattcatgagcttatggcacgtgatgtttctgctgcatgtcttcttcttggttatctctttctgactccttcctccctttggccttgaaaaaagaacagagcatgccatcctccctgtcctcgcaaacacttcacacacaacaaatccaacaatcaggttattgtaggtcattgtaagcacttttgtatataataaatccaacactaCATGGCatttgtctctctttattctAACTggttacatacaaattgattttgtgggatatatatgacaACATTCACTTAAAGGTTAGATATGAATCACTTTTGGTTATGTATGAATTTCTTTGGAAACTGAGTCTTCACTGGTAGTGATTGCACAATGAGCCAGAGCATCCCACCTCTCTATATAAAGGCAGCTAACTTGTGTTCAAGTACAACAGAATTCAGAAGACCAGCTGACTTCTTACTGCCGATCACCGACTGTCAACAGACAAGTAAGTCTTTAAGAGTTTATTATTTCCTTGATGTAGACCattcatttatctatttcaGATCATGCACTTGACAATTTTGAGATTTgaggctattttgcttccataacatgtcttctttcagaccaatggaaagaaaacatccaaaatacacatttaggtgtttattttattacattttgtctatttctgtctgtagatttctcctaaattcacccaaacgttagcattagataatgcttcatttacatatttaaacatagcatttcagaaaacttgtgatacaaaaaataattgtcttaatgtagttatcaactggggaagtttcatggtgattcctattagttaaatattttaccctattcacctgtagtgtttccaaaatgtaatgaatttcacaatccatatctttaaaagcTGTTTTCTCTAAATGAGTtctttctcagactctgagtcaGAAATCTTGAtttcagcagcacttacatccaccaaactttcccaTTTCAGTCCTATTTATATTATGAAGGTTTTTACTGTTGGGCGTGTTCATATTTCATTCACAGCCtaatttatagaacattttattattaaaaacatgGTTAAAATTAAttcttttttatggctgttgacagtgttttctgatttatggagtgatacaaagagatatccGTAGATATCTGTAGATtctttcctcattttacagcttaataatacactacaagacgtttctgaaaacattttatgcaagaaatagaaaaataaatagttcccgagtgattgacagctgcctctgttgaatgaacagccaataggaacgctctctctctgaaatgacctgtgattggtcaaagtcttccgtcacggtttagagtttttaaagtctgaacacagagccatgaggaggtgcagaagtctcgttttctctcagaacacttgaattacaatatgctgaaaggttattatggaattttttcccaatgatgccaaaaatattctgcctactgctgctttaaatgatTATATTCAGTGTAATTTGGTGCAGTATGCATGcacatttaatatattatttattttagatgtcATTGTGGTGATCCATATTTGACAAATGATATTTCAATTTGTCATGATTATATTGGATCTTACCTGAAAAGGCACAGTAATGCTGGTAACTTGTCATATTCTGTTTACTCACGATTTGTCTTTCTTTAATGCAGTTACACACAATGGGCTCCAGCGACTCACACAACAACCCAGACAACTCACAACACAACTCACACAACAACTCACACAATGTTATAGGCTCTGGTAGCAATAATCGGATCTACCTCCGGTCACAAGGCTTCACCAGCATGGCATGTCCACCGACCAAAGCCACAAAAGGAAATGCCAGAAGCTTTTGGTTCAAACATGGAACCGACATCGCGCCAATCACCAGGATTCAACTCACATTCAACGATGAGATGAGTGTTGGATTGATCAAAGCAGGGTACAAAAAGCTCCCTACTCCATTCATTCCAGAACCAGGAGCTGATCCCATCTATATTTGGTTCTTCCAAGGGTCTGGAGAGTATGATACTCCCATAGTGGACCTTGAAGTCACTAcaactgcagaagaagaagcccTGAAGTTTCAAGAAGGCTGGGAGAAACTGGCCTGTGATCTGAACCGCGGGGCTGGAGGGTCCTGGCTCTACATAtgggtgaagagagagaaaccaaCCTTCATCTGCGACGTCGCCGTCACCGATTCCTTCAAATCCGGCGAAAAGTATTTTCAGGATGGTTGGATCCGTGTGGATGTAGATGCTCACAAGGGTGCGGGAGGTGAACACATCTTCATCTGGTACCGTCTGACCACCAATCCCAAGCGTGCACTCAGCGATCTGAAAGTCTCCACCACTGAATGCGAGTTTCAGGCCCTTCAGCAGCAGGAATACCAGCCAGTGAATCTAAACTTCAACGAGTTGTGCGGAAGCCCCCCGCTGTACCTGTGGTACAAGAGAGAGGAATCCGGCAAGCCCATCAAGGCCATCACCCTGGTCCTCGACACTGCTGCCGTTCCAGTGTACAAGAAGGCTGGTATCCCTGTTATTGAGAAAGATCTCAACCCGGGCACTAAAGACCACATTGAGTACCTGTGTTTTAATCAGTGAAAGCCTGAGAGAGTCTTCTTCATGGTGGCACAGCTGAGAATCCCCAACACTCACAATGTTAAATCATTTTGGTGATGGCGTCTATaatgctttttctctttttctatataaaacaatgtgattaattatattacagtaatacTACCGGTGAAATCAGAAAGTATCAATGGTATATGGGTTCTACTGTTAAACTCAATGAAATCAAACTATATCAAATGGCTGTTCAACACCAATGTTAATGAATGATTGAATATAAAGGCTCTGTATCACTTTATTCTGCATATTTCCTGCTTCATCAATAAAGACAATTTTGCATGAGAACTGTGTTTGCATCACTCTCTACAAAATAGAAGCTTTACTTTATTGTTACCTTATTCCCATCATGCTGACAAACCAGGGCCTGTATTTATCAAACTGATAAAAGGGACATTTTTatgtgaaaaagaaaagtacaaaaaagtTGATACTGATATTGTTCACAGAAAAATTCAATCAACTAGGGTCGTCAATCGcagattttttatctgttcaaaatataccttaaaaggagattggtcaagtatttaacGTTATTATCAACAtcagagtgggcaaatatgcttgctttatgcaaatatatgtatacatttattatgtgaaatcaattaacaacacaaaacaatgacaaacattgtccagaaaccaaatttagcataaaaaatgtttgctttaaaactgagcccactacaaacTGGCGAATTTGCATGAACACGtaattatcacgttaactttgacagccttaactTTAACACAACTACTTTTTAGCCGTGCCAGTTCTATGTTAGAACATATAGCCTATCCTTCTAGAGTCTGCAAATCAGCTAAACTGTACATGATAATAGTGTCATGGTCTTGGGTTTTTGTTtagtctgtttcctgttttattttgaaagttccCTCCTCATGTGGCATGTTTGgattttacttcctgtctttgtgtgttttcccgccttttcgATTGTGTGCCCAGCCCTGATCACGTTCACCTGTCACCTCATTAGTCCTGCACTCACCTCACACTCCTGCTCACCTGTAGTgtcgaaacttctccagtcaaactgtaatcgatcctttttgtgcccTGATCTAGAAAAGAAGGACTATTTGCTTGTAGCCAATCACCACAAGCGTTGTTTGATTTATTGCGGcgtgtgattggcccactaccgCAGCAGCTATAACCCATAGCGCCGGATTTACGTGCGTAAACACCGAGGTGTCTGAGCCGACGGCTAGCAGCTCTCGGTACAACAAGTGCTGacagccctaaccctaacctgcgGTGGGGGACCGTAGGGTGGGTGTTACGCTTCCCTGACAATGGTAAGTCTCCAGGAAATTAATATTTGCAACGTAGGACTTTGATTTCTCTAACTAGTTGTTTCATTTACTACACATTATTGATCCGAATTGGTTCATTCAAGGCAACTTTCGAGTTTTTCTACTTCTGCAAAATGGCGTCTCTGGGACACATGCATGTTCGATAGGTAGTAGGCTACTGCCCGTCCCACAAAAGTTCTCTTCAATGCAATACCAGTCATTAGGTATAAGTTTACattaataaagataaaatattaATTCTAATGCATACATCAGACAAGAACATAACGGGTACTTCACAAAAAGTCAagacgcccccttttgggggatagaaaaccaAATATCCCAtcgacttcaatgcaatttgacgtgtgtttggattgtacttttgcattcatctcttgtcatacaaatgtttgttttatacgcATGTCCAATAATAATTTTgtgaccttgcctgaacctgagcgttcacgATACcataataaattaaggttgattgTAGAGgacggatattgcttatccagacttctatacatatcTGATTGATTCACGTTAGGTTAAGTGTTTATCTCTACATAACCAgcctgttaatagccaactgtttgaccTTTGATGTGGTATTTGGAAATAGAAAAATTCTTTGGAATATGACTCTTCACAGTTAATTATTGCACAAGCACTGTCCAACTGGGAGGACAATTGCAACAGT encodes:
- the LOC119482733 gene encoding uncharacterized protein LOC119482733: MGSSDSHNNPDNSQHNSHNNSHNVIGSGSNNRIYLRSQGFTSMACPPTKATKGNARSFWFKHGTDIAPITRIQLTFNDEMSVGLIKAGYKKLPTPFIPEPGADPIYIWFFQGSGEYDTPIVDLEVTTTAEEEALKFQEGWEKLACDLNRGAGGSWLYIWVKREKPTFICDVAVTDSFKSGEKYFQDGWIRVDVDAHKGAGGEHIFIWYRLTTNPKRALSDLKVSTTECEFQALQQQEYQPVNLNFNELCGSPPLYLWYKREESGKPIKAITLVLDTAAVPVYKKAGIPVIEKDLNPGTKDHIEYLCFNQ